The Helicoverpa armigera isolate CAAS_96S chromosome 25, ASM3070526v1, whole genome shotgun sequence genome has a window encoding:
- the LOC110381636 gene encoding uncharacterized protein LOC110381636 — protein MKSLLVFMLLAAAAAASYVHSDTAEAPEMTVTYEEVDGSTVTDEPVTAVALRNNISVGTIGNSRLLARSAHIRGAVAGGRWVQDITYRTNSAVRITAIRVRHVGTPQGATSRITSGGVGSTFVTIRLQSAVGRGYHYTIEIYGR, from the exons ATGAAGAGCCTACTAGTGTTCATGCTGCTGGCCGCCGCAGCCGCCGCGTCATACGTGCACTCTGACACGGCGGAGGCGCCGGAGATGACGGTCACGTACGAGGAGGTGGACGGCAGCACGGTGACTGATGAGCCGGTCACTGCGGTGGCCTTGCGCAACAACATCAGCGTCGGCACCATCGGGAACAGCAGACTGCTAGCCAG GAGCGCTCACATCCGAGGCGCAGTCGCCGGCGGCAGGTGGGTACAGGACATCACGTACCGCACCAACTCCGCCGTCCGGATAACCGCGATCCGGGTGAGACACGTGGGCACCCCGCAGGGCGCCACCTCGCGCATCACATCCGGAGGAGTGGGGAGCACCTTCGTCACCATCAGGCTGCAGTCCGCTGTCGGCCGCGGATACCACTACACTATCGAAATTTATGGACGCTGA
- the LOC135116649 gene encoding uncharacterized protein LOC135116649, giving the protein MKSLLVFMLLAAAAAASYVHSDTAEAPEMTVTYEEVDGSTVTDEPVTAVALRNNISVGTIGNSRLLARSAHIRGAVAGGRWVQDITYRTNSAVRITAIRVRHVGTPQGATSRITSGGVGSTFVTIRLQSAVGRGYHYTIEIYGR; this is encoded by the exons ATGAAGAGCCTACTAGTGTTCATGCTGCTGGCCGCTGCAGCCGCCGCGTCATACGTGCACTCTGACACGGCGGAGGCGCCGGAGATGACGGTCACGTACGAGGAGGTGGACGGCAGCACGGTGACTGATGAGCCGGTCACTGCGGTGGCCTTGCGCAACAACATCAGCGTCGGCACCATCGGGAACAGCAGACTGCTGGCCAG GAGCGCTCACATCCGAGGCGCAGTCGCCGGCGGCAGGTGGGTACAGGACATCACGTACCGCACCAACTCCGCCGTCCGGATAACCGCGATCCGGGTGAGACACGTGGGCACCCCGCAGGGCGCCACCTCGCGCATCACATCCGGAGGAGTGGGGAGCACCTTCGTCACCATCAGGCTGCAGTCCGCTGTCGGCCGCGGATACCACTACACCATCGAAATTTATGGACGCTAA
- the LOC135116577 gene encoding uncharacterized protein LOC135116577, whose product MKSLLVFMLLAAAAAASYVHSDTAEAPEMTVTYEEVDGSTVTDEPVTAVALRNNISVGTIGNSRLLARSAHIRGAVAGGRWVQDITYRTNSAVRITAIRVRHVGTPQGATSRITSGGVGSTFVTIRLQSAVGRGYHYTIEIYGR is encoded by the exons ATGAAGAGCCTACTAGTGTTCATGCTGCTGGCCGCTGCAGCCGCCGCGTCATACGTGCACTCCGACACGGCGGAGGCGCCGGAGATGACGGTCACGTACGAGGAGGTGGACGGCAGCACGGTGACTGATGAGCCGGTCACTGCCGTGGCCTTGCGCAACAACATCAGCGTCGGCACCATCGGGAACAGCAGGCTGCTGGCCAG GAGCGCTCACATCCGAGGCGCAGTCGCCGGCGGCAGGTGGGTACAGGACATCACGTACCGCACCAACTCCGCCGTCCGGATAACCGCGATCCGGGTGAGACACGTGGGCACCCCGCAGGGCGCCACCTCGCGCATCACATCCGGAGGAGTGGGGAGCACCTTCGTCACCATCCGGCTGCAGTCCGCTGTCGGCCGCGGCTACCACTACACCATCGAAATCTATGGACGCTGA
- the LOC126055619 gene encoding uncharacterized protein LOC126055619 — MKKLLVLLLLAGAATAACIHTDLVQAPEMIVTYEEVDGDTVTDVPVTAVATRTNISVGTIGNSRLIARSVHVQNAVAKARHVRDISFRSDDPIKISAIRVTHVGSVDGATSSIKSGGVGNSFVVIRLQTAVGRGYHYTIEIYGR; from the exons ATGAAGAAGCTTCTAGTACTATTGTTGTTGGCTGGTGCAGCCACCGCGGCCTGCATCCACACCGACTTGGTGCAAGCTCCGGAGATGATAGTCACGTACGAGGAGGTAGATGGCGACACTGTCACCGATGTACCCGTCACTGCGGTCGCTACCCGCACTAATATTAGTGTCGGGACTATTGGCAATAGTAGACTGATAGCCAG GAGTGTTCACGTCCAAAACGCAGTTGCCAAAGCGAGACACGTCCGAGACATATCTTTCCGATCGGACGATCCTATTAAGATCAGCGCTATCCGGGTGACACATGTCGGCTCTGTAGATGGCGCCACTTCATCCATCAAGTCGGGAGGTGTTGGGAACTCCTTTGTGGTCATCAGGCTCCAGACTGCGGTAGGCCGTGGGTATCATTATACCATCGAAATTTATGGACGCTAA